CCCCCGCACACGAGGAGCGCAGCGTTCGCTTTGTGCGCACCATACCGAAGCTCTTCGCGTACTTGAAGACGAAGTGATGCCCTCTTCATGCTATGCTGGCATCTTCCTGTGTCCCATTTTACCCTCTTTTTCACCACCCTCTTGTGTGGCACTTTCACTTCTCTCGTGCAGCCATCTCTCAAGCGCCTGCAGATgactcacacgcacctcctgaagacgggggaggggaggagtgtatgcaaaggggaaaagtgAGTCTATGCGAGCAGAGAAGGCTGCTGGGCCAGCAGATGCATAAAAGGATGTGCTGCCGCATACTTGTTTGTGGACTGATGTGAATGCACGCGTCTACGCAGGTGATAACGATAGGCGAAAATCGGAAAGCtgagaagaaaacaagaaAGGCAAGCAATCGAGACGCCTACATATACCCATCggtgcaggcacacacaataccccccccccccaccccccaacacacacacacatactcaGGGCAGTCGCTCCTTTGCCATCGCACCTCTCCGTCTGTTGATGCTTTGCATCACCACCTGCCTCACAAGTCTCCTTCTTTTGCTGTCTCTCCTCCGCAACTGTAGTAGTATAGGTGGTGAATCACCAGTAGGTCACCTGTTCGATGCGGTTCCACACGAGCTGAGCTGCACACAGAAGCACAAATAGtatggggaggaggggacgCTCCATCTCTGAGCAGATGCAGTCCCACAAcacaacagcggcgtcgaTCAGCCTCGGCAACAACCAccaggaggaggcagcgctcCGCGCGTTGTGGCGAGGCGATCTGCGGGGACTTATGGAGGGGGACACGTCTCCAAAGTGCGACTTGATGAAGGAGGACACCAGCTCCGCAGCCAAATCATGGAATGTGACGACCTTCTGGTACTCCGGATCCGCCTCCGGAtttggcgccggcggcgacgatgtgGTGGGCTCGACGGTGCCGCTTCCTgtgctcccttcctcctcacgctggcgctgctccagcCGCTCCAGCACCTCTTGGTTCTTTTTCAAGATGCGGTTCAGCTGCAACTTGCCAATGAATGCAAACTGCACAACCCCGTGCTCGACCAGCTCGGCGAACATGCTCGTCAACGCTTCCTCCACGCTTGACGCGTCCGATATTTGACGGAGGGGAATGCGATTTGGCGAGAACTGGTcccgcggcagcacctcaCGTTCGATACCGTGTCGGTGCGACCTGTACTTGGACTTGAGACTGTAGAAGCGCGCGTCATCGGCTGCATTATCGTCGTCATCGAGACTATCAGAACCGtcgctggagaagaaaaaaccACTCGTGTCGGCTGTCCGCAGCACTGCTTCCCGCGAGTACACCAGCCGCGCATAGATGTCCATCGATGGCACCAGATCGAACATGCTAATTTGCGTGGTGCGCAGGAAGAGCGTCAGCGGGCTGCAACTTATCATGCTAACGTGTGGGTGACTGCACAGGCCTTTGAAAAGGCTGGGCAGCAGGTCGAAGGCGCGATCGTACACCTCGCAGCTCGTGCAGCTAGGGTTGGAGTGGTACACAACGGCCGCGGGCAACACACGATGAAGGGGTTGTTGGTGtgtaccgccgctgccgcgcgacGGTGGCTCGGGATGGTCgtggaagaagagcgagtggGCACGGCTCAGCATCGGCGGTCCAGTGAAATCCGTCACCTTGATAAAAGGCAGAAATGGCTTCGATGGCAACGACGATGCGTCCCTCTCCTTGCCTGAATTGGTGATGTTCGCGCCTCTCAAGGCCACCGTCCCATCTTTAGCTCCCGCATCTTTCTGCTCTTGCTCCACTTCACGCGTTGCGGCGTCCCACATGTGTTGCACCGTGCGCAGTAAGCCAGCAAGATCGTTCTTAAAGGAGTTTGAAGGACCAGGCATTAGATCGTAAGCGCGCACAACAATGGAGGAGATCAGATTCGTCTTGTAGTACTCCATCGCCTGCGCAAATGTGGTGTCACTGACGATGAGATGCGGCGAAGCTTCAAGGGTGCGATTCGCATGCCTTCGGTACTCATTAAGGGCGCCACGCTGCAAGCAGGCGGGATTGCGCTCGCAGTTTTGGTCGACGCTTTCCATACCCGGTCCGTCTGCCACGATCGGCAGCGGGCCATTGCCCTGCGGAGGCATGAGGTCCTCCATGAGGTGTAGGCCGAGAATGTCGGCAACGTTGCTCAAGACGTCACCGTACTGGGGTGGGTGCATGCCGAGGGTGTGGTTGACACGCACGAACCGCTTAATCTCCGTCTCGAGTGCTATAAACTCAGCTGCGTTATCGAAGAACACGTGCGCCTCGTGGATGCCTCGAACGCGGCGCCAGAGCTCCGATAACAATCTGTCGCTGGACGTACGAGCCTCGCGCGAGAGCCTAATGTCTTCGAGGACGGTGCTGAATCCAGTGGAAGGACAACTAGCCAGGCGGTCGACTCTCGACCACATGCCCATTACTGCAGCGACATagaaggagaagggaagggctGGACAAGATGAGTGTTCATCGTCGACgtactgctgcgccaccgatGTATGTGCCTCTGGGAAAAGACCGATATACCGCTGAGATTCATCAGCTGAAACCTCGGTGTCCGCTGGGGCagctgcgtgctgcgc
This DNA window, taken from Leishmania panamensis strain MHOM/PA/94/PSC-1 chromosome 34 sequence, encodes the following:
- a CDS encoding hypothetical protein (TriTrypDB/GeneDB-style sysID: LpmP.34.1370), coding for MGMWSRVDRLASCPSTGFSTVLEDIRLSREARTSSDRLLSELWRRVRGIHEAHVFFDNAAEFIALETEIKRFVRVNHTLGMHPPQYGDVLSNVADILGLHLMEDLMPPQGNGPLPIVADGPGMESVDQNCERNPACLQRGALNEYRRHANRTLEASPHLIVSDTTFAQAMEYYKTNLISSIVVRAYDLMPGPSNSFKNDLAGLLRTVQHMWDAATREVEQEQKDAGAKDGTVALRGANITNSGKERDASSLPSKPFLPFIKVTDFTGPPMLSRAHSLFFHDHPEPPSRGSGGTHQQPLHRVLPAAVVYHSNPSCTSCEVYDRAFDLLPSLFKGLCSHPHVSMISCSPLTLFLRTTQISMFDLVPSMDIYARLVYSREAVLRTADTSGFFFSSDGSDSLDDDDNAADDARFYSLKSKYRSHRHGIEREVLPRDQFSPNRIPLRQISDASSVEEALTSMFAELVEHGVVQFAFIGKLQLNRILKKNQEVLERLEQRQREEEGSTGSGTVEPTTSSPPAPNPEADPEYQKVVTFHDLAAELVSSFIKSHFGDVSPSISPRRSPRHNARSAASSWWLLPRLIDAAVVLWDCICSEMERPLLPILFVLLCAAQLVWNRIEQVTYW